A region from the Sandaracinus amylolyticus genome encodes:
- a CDS encoding NUDIX domain-containing protein, which translates to MSAGMVLLRRGARGIEMLVVHPGGPFFAKKHEGAWSIPKGMIEEGEDPLAAAQREVVEELGVTPPAPPYVALGDVRLKSGKRVHAWAARADFDPSRIVSNEFELEWPPRSGRLQRFPEVDRASWVDLETAKRLTSPALAPLFERAVSKETLDIVFGDPP; encoded by the coding sequence GTGAGCGCGGGGATGGTGCTGCTGCGACGCGGTGCGCGCGGCATCGAGATGCTCGTCGTGCATCCAGGCGGGCCCTTCTTCGCGAAGAAGCACGAAGGTGCGTGGTCGATCCCGAAGGGGATGATCGAAGAGGGCGAGGACCCGCTCGCCGCGGCGCAGCGCGAGGTCGTCGAGGAGCTCGGGGTCACACCGCCAGCGCCGCCCTACGTGGCGCTGGGCGACGTGCGGCTCAAGAGCGGCAAGCGCGTGCACGCATGGGCGGCGCGCGCGGACTTCGATCCGTCGCGGATCGTGAGCAACGAGTTCGAGCTCGAGTGGCCGCCGCGCTCGGGGCGCCTCCAGCGCTTCCCCGAGGTCGATCGTGCGTCGTGGGTCGACCTCGAGACCGCGAAGCGGCTGACCAGCCCGGCGCTCGCGCCGCTGTTCGAGCGCGCGGTGTCGAAGGAGACACTCGACATCGTGTTCGGCGATCCCCCGTGA
- a CDS encoding nuclear transport factor 2 family protein — translation MSTESEQLARRWLDAFNARDVDAMVALYADDATHTSPKIAAARIVGREALRAWWRGALERTPSLRYELVGIAASEDRVALEYVRHVDGEPAMPVCNVFDVQGGRFVASRVYHG, via the coding sequence ATGAGCACCGAGAGTGAGCAGCTCGCGCGCCGGTGGCTCGACGCGTTCAACGCGCGCGACGTCGACGCGATGGTCGCGCTGTACGCCGACGACGCGACCCATACGTCGCCGAAGATCGCCGCGGCGCGCATCGTGGGACGCGAGGCGCTGCGCGCGTGGTGGCGCGGCGCGCTCGAGCGCACCCCGAGCCTGCGCTACGAGCTCGTCGGGATCGCGGCGAGCGAGGATCGCGTCGCGCTCGAGTACGTGCGGCACGTCGACGGCGAGCCCGCGATGCCGGTGTGCAACGTGTTCGACGTGCAGGGCGGCCGGTTCGTCGCATCGCGCGTGTACCACGGCTGA
- a CDS encoding glutathione S-transferase family protein, with protein MRTLVIGDKRWSSWSMRPWLALKQGGIAFDEHVVRLRRPDTRAQIAAVSPSGKVPLLIDGELTIWDSLAICEWAAERVPSLWPSDPSARAIARSVSAEMHSSFVAMRTEMSMDVELRTKKELSPEARADADRVMAIWRETRAKWGQNGDFLFGAFSIADCFYAPVVTRFRSYGVALDDTAARYSEAIFAHPHVRAWCDAAERD; from the coding sequence ATGCGGACGCTGGTGATCGGAGACAAGCGCTGGTCGTCGTGGAGCATGCGGCCCTGGCTCGCGCTGAAGCAGGGCGGCATCGCGTTCGACGAGCACGTCGTCCGGCTGCGCAGGCCCGACACCAGGGCGCAGATCGCCGCGGTCTCGCCGAGCGGGAAGGTGCCGCTCCTGATCGACGGTGAGCTGACGATCTGGGACTCGCTCGCGATCTGCGAGTGGGCCGCGGAGCGCGTGCCGTCGCTGTGGCCGAGCGATCCGAGCGCGCGCGCGATCGCGCGCAGCGTGAGCGCGGAGATGCACTCGAGCTTCGTCGCGATGCGCACCGAGATGTCGATGGACGTCGAGCTGCGCACGAAGAAGGAGCTCTCGCCCGAGGCGCGCGCCGACGCGGATCGTGTGATGGCGATCTGGCGCGAGACCCGCGCGAAATGGGGACAGAACGGTGACTTCCTCTTCGGCGCGTTCTCGATCGCCGACTGCTTCTACGCGCCGGTGGTGACGCGCTTCCGCAGCTACGGCGTCGCGCTCGACGACACGGCGGCGCGCTACTCCGAGGCGATCTTCGCGCACCCGCACGTGCGCGCCTGGTGCGACGCGGCGGAGCGCGATTGA
- a CDS encoding serine/threonine-protein kinase: MSDAPALEKSVFAPVRIGDVVAARYRVTREIGAGGMGQVLEVEHVELEKRFALKLVRPDRWDATLDARFRREARALAKVTTARVPQITDFGVDPGCGPFYVMELVDGTPLDVLLAREGPLPRERALELAIGIAEALVDVHAAGIVHRDVKPSNLGVCRSGPVRVRLLDFGLATGVDERFGSKITESRSIVGSLPYMAPEQFHGERPTVRVDLWALGVILYEMLTGALPFEAPSTAALMHQILYAPVPSSHDAPRSCGSVLAKLLAKDAGERPASASEAIELLEGALARPSSGTSRSSLATRATAPDFESSPEVRSSGAAASGTIVRPSRDREARIIAIGIALALAGIVAWGASVWLMRRDAITTIEHEAAPAPSAAPEPASAPTPEPVVVPSAEPVMEPAREEETAPATVTAPEVPRERAPRQRGRAERATTTTADTPPATTTPATPPSEPATTWDGTIIEQH, translated from the coding sequence ATGTCGGACGCGCCCGCCCTCGAGAAGAGCGTCTTCGCCCCGGTGCGCATCGGTGACGTCGTCGCCGCGCGCTACCGCGTCACCCGCGAGATCGGCGCGGGCGGCATGGGCCAGGTGCTCGAGGTCGAGCACGTCGAGCTCGAGAAGCGCTTCGCGCTGAAGCTGGTGCGCCCCGATCGCTGGGACGCGACCCTCGACGCGCGGTTCCGTCGCGAGGCGCGCGCGCTCGCGAAGGTCACCACCGCGCGCGTGCCGCAGATCACCGACTTCGGCGTCGACCCCGGGTGCGGCCCGTTCTACGTCATGGAGCTCGTCGACGGCACGCCGCTCGACGTGCTGCTCGCGCGCGAAGGGCCGCTGCCCCGCGAGCGCGCGCTCGAGCTGGCGATCGGGATCGCGGAGGCGCTGGTGGACGTGCACGCGGCGGGCATCGTCCATCGCGACGTGAAGCCGAGCAACCTCGGCGTGTGCCGCAGCGGTCCGGTGCGAGTGCGATTGCTCGACTTCGGGCTCGCGACCGGCGTGGACGAGCGCTTCGGATCGAAGATCACCGAGAGCCGCAGCATCGTGGGCTCGCTGCCCTACATGGCGCCCGAGCAGTTCCACGGAGAGCGCCCGACGGTGCGCGTCGATCTGTGGGCGCTCGGCGTGATCCTCTACGAGATGCTGACGGGCGCGCTGCCCTTCGAGGCGCCGTCGACCGCGGCGCTGATGCACCAGATCCTCTACGCGCCGGTGCCCTCGTCGCACGACGCGCCGCGCAGCTGCGGGAGCGTGCTCGCGAAGCTGCTCGCGAAGGATGCCGGGGAGCGGCCGGCGAGCGCGAGCGAGGCGATCGAGCTGCTCGAGGGCGCGCTGGCGAGGCCCTCGTCGGGCACCTCGCGATCGTCGCTCGCCACGCGCGCGACCGCGCCCGACTTCGAGTCGTCGCCCGAGGTGCGCAGCAGCGGCGCGGCGGCGTCTGGCACGATCGTGCGGCCGTCGCGGGATCGCGAGGCGCGCATCATCGCGATCGGGATCGCGCTCGCGCTCGCGGGCATCGTCGCATGGGGCGCGAGCGTGTGGCTGATGCGGCGCGATGCGATCACCACGATCGAGCACGAGGCCGCGCCGGCACCGAGCGCAGCCCCCGAGCCCGCGAGCGCGCCGACGCCCGAGCCGGTGGTGGTGCCGTCCGCCGAGCCGGTGATGGAGCCAGCGCGCGAAGAAGAGACCGCGCCGGCGACGGTCACGGCACCCGAGGTGCCGCGCGAGCGAGCGCCGCGACAGCGAGGCCGCGCCGAGCGCGCCACGACGACCACCGCCGACACGCCGCCGGCGACGACCACGCCCGCGACCCCGCCGAGCGAGCCCGCGACGACGTGGGACGGCACGATCATCGAGCAGCACTGA